The genomic interval CGCCGAGTCGTTCGAGACCGAGAACGGACTCGGGAAGTTCCGCGCGGTCTCCCACCAGCCGCCCGCGGAGGTCGAGGACGAGGAGTACCCGTTCGTGCTCTCGACCGGGCGGATCGAACAGCACTACAACTCCGGGGCGATGAGCACGCGCTCGGAGACCCTGATGCGGGTCGTCCCGGAGAACTTCGTGGAGATACACCCGGAGGACGCCGAACCGCTGGGCATCGAGGACGGCCAGCGCGTGGTCGTCTCCTCGCGGCGCGGCGAGGTCGAACTGACCGCCGACGTGACCGACGGCGTCAAGCCGGGGGTCATCTGGTCGACGCCCCACTTCCCCGACGCCCCCATCAACAAGCTGACGAACGACGCGCTCGACCCCGAGGCGAAGATTCCGGAGTACAAGGCCGCGGCGGGCAGGATGGAGGTGGCCCTGCGTCCCGCGGAGGGGAGTGCGGGAAGCGCAGATTAGGAGCGTGTAGGCAGAGAAGAGAGAGCGCCAAAGAAGGACCGACCCTCGGCCCCGTTCGCGGCTCAGAACAGCCCCGAGACGTTCCCGTCGGCGTCGACGTCCATGTCGGCCGCGGCGGGGCGCTCGGGCAGGCCGGGCAGGGTCAGCACGTCGCCGGTCAGCGCGACGACGAACCCGGCACCCGCCGAGGGGTAGAGTTCGCGCACGTCGAGCGTCCAGCCCTCCGGAGCGCCCTTCAGGCTCGGGTCGTCGCTGAGCGAGTGGAACGTCTTGGACATGACGACCGGCATCTCGTCCATGCCCAGTTCCTCCAGTCGCTCGATGTCCTCGCGCGCGCCGTCGGTGAAGTTCACGCCGTCGGCACCGTAGATTTCGGTGGCGATGGTCTCGACCTTCTCGGCGAGGGGGTCGGTCACGTCGTAGAGGAACCGGAAGTCGCGCTCGTCGGTCTCGACGGCCTCCGCGACGTTCTCGACGAGGTCGACGCCGCCCGCGCCGCCCTCGGCGTGGACCGTCGTCTCGGCCGCCCGGACGCCGATGTCGTCGCAGTGGTCGAGGACGGCCCGGACCTCCTCGTCGGTGTCCTGGGGGAAGCGGTTGACCGCGACCACGACCGGGACGCCGAACTGCCGGAGGTTCCGGACGTGCCTGTCGAGGTTCTCGAACCCGGCCCGCACGGCCGACACGTCGGGCGCTTCGAGCGCGTCCATGTCGGCGGGCCACATCTCCTTGCCGTGGTACTTGAGCGCCCGGACCGAGGCGACGAGGACCGTCGCGGAGGGCTCGAAGTCGGCGAACCGACACACCACGTTCATGAACTTCTCCGCGCCGAGGTCCGACCCGAACCCCGCCTCGGTGACGACCCAGTCGGCCGCGCCGAGCGCCACCTCGTCGGCGATGAGCGAGTTGGTGCCGTGGGCGATGTTGGCGAACGGGCCGCCGTGGACGAGCGCGGGCGTCCCCTCGATGGTCTGGACGACGTTGGGCCGCAGGGCGTCCCGGAGCAGGACGGCCACCGCGCCGGTCGCTTCGAGGTCGTCGACGGTGACGGGGTCGCCGTCCACGTCGGAGGCCACGACGATTCGGCCGACCCGCTCTCGGAGGTCGGCGAGGTCGTCGGCGAGCGAGAGGACCGCCATCAGTTCCGAGGCCGCGGTCAGCACGAACCCGTCCTCCCGCGGAACGCCGCCCGCGCCGCCCAGACCGACCACGGTCTCCCGGAGCGCGCGGTCGTTCATGTCGATGGCGCGCGTCCACTCGACGGCGTTGACGTCCACGTCGAGGTCGTTGCCGCTCGCGAGGTGGTTGTCGAGCATCGCGGCGATCAGATTGTGGGCCGCCGTCAGCGCGTGGATGTCGCCGGTGAAGTGGAGGTTGATGTCCTCCATCGGCAGGACCTGCGAGTAGCCCCCGCCCGCCGCGCCGCCCTTGATGCCGAAGACGGGGCCGAGCGACGGTTCGCGGATGGCGACCATCGCCGTCCGGCCGGTTCGGTCGAACGCCTGCCCGAGTCCGACCGAGACGACCGTCTTGCCCTCGCCCATCGGCGTCGGCGTCATCCCGGTGACCACCACGAGGTCGGCGTCGTCCGAGCGCGACCCGCGGAGTCGCTCGACCGCGTCCGTCGTGAGCTTTGCCTTGTGTTCGCCGTACGGTTCGAGGTCGTCCCCCGAGAGGCCGTACGGTTCGACGACCTCCTCGATGGGTCGGAGGTCGACCGACGCCGCTATCTCCCGGTCGTCGGGTATCGACGCCCCGGACTCGCCTGCTGGGCTCATAACGTCCGGGAGTTTGACCCCCGGGCTAATGAACGCTCGTGGCCGTTCTCGCGGGCCGAGAATCGGCTCGGATGGGACGAGCCGAACGCGATGGCCGAGCAGACGGGCCGAATGTGGCGGGCCAGCGAGTCCGGGACGGCGCGAGCAACGCGGGCGCACTCGGCTCGCGTCTGAAGCCCCGCGACGTCGACTCACGATTAGGCCCATTTATCCGGTTCCGACACGAAACAACGAACGTCATGTCCGAATCCTCGTTCACCATCAGCGACGACTGGAACGCGCTCTACATCGACGGCGAGTGGGTCGAACCCGGCGACCGCGACGAACTCGGGGTCGAGAACCCCGCGACCCGCGAGCGGGTGACGACCGTCCCGGCCGGAACCGAGGACGACGTGGACCGCGCCTACGACGCCGCGGTCGCGGCCCAGTCGGCGTGGGCCGACCGCCCGGCCGACGAGCGCGCAGAGGTCATCGAGCGCGCGGGCGAACTGCTCGACGACCACCGCGACGACATCCTCGAAGCGCTCGCGGTCGAGTCCGGAAGCGCGAACACGAAGGCGTTCGCCGAGTGGCAGACCGCCCGCGGAATGGTCGACCACGCCGTCGGGTTCGCCGACGACCTGACCACCGAGACCAGCGACTCGATGATTCCGGGCAAGACCAACGAGGTCCAGCGGATTCCGAAGGGCGTCGTGACCGTCATCTCGCCGTGGAACTTCCCGTTCAATCTCTCGATGCGGGCGGTCGCGCCCGCGCTCGCGGCTGGCAACGCGGTCGTCCTCAAGCCCGCGTCGCCGACGCCCGTGACCGGCGGCCTCCTGCTCGCGCGAATCTTCGAGGAGGCTGGCCTGCCCGACGGCGTGCTCAACGTCGTCACCGGCAGGGGGTCGGACATCGGCGACGCCATCGCGGGCCACCCCGACGCCGACGTGATGGCGTTCACCGGGTCGACCGAGGTCGGAAAGCGCGTCGCGTCGAAGGCGGCCGAGAACCTCGCGCTCCCGGCGATGGAACTCGGCGGCAACAACCCCTTCGTCGTGACCGAGGACGCAGACCTCGACGCCGCCGTCGATTCAGCGGTGTTCGGGTCGTTCCTCCATCAGGGCCAGATCTGCATCTCCATCAACCGCCACCTCGTCCACGAGTCGCTGTACGACGAGTACGTCGAGCGCCTCGCCGAGCGCGCCGAGGCGTTGCCCGTCGGCGACCCCCGCGACCGCGAGAACGTGGTCGGGCCCGTCATCGACGAGTCCCAGCGCGACCAGATGCTGGCGTACGTCGAGGAGACGGTCGAGGCCGGGGCGACCCTCGAAACCGGCGGCGGCCACGAGGACCTCTACGTCGAGCCGACCGTCCTCTCGGACGCGACCAACGACATGGCCGCCGCGTGCAACGAGCACTTCGGCCCCATCGCGCCCGTCATCCCGTTCTCGGACGAGGAGGAGGCGGTCGAACTCGCCAACGACACCGAGTACGGACTCGCGGCGGCGGTCCACTCGGGCGACCTCGACCGCGCGCGGGACATCGCCGACCGCATCGAGGCCGGGATGGTCCACGTCAACGACCAGCCCATCAACGAGGAACCCCACGTCCCGTTCGGCGGCCTGAAGGATTCGGGAATCGGCCGGTACGACGGCCGCGAAATCTTCGAGGAAGTGACGACCACCAAGTGGGTGTCGGTCCAAGAGGAGACGCGCGAGTACCCGTTCTGAGCCACCCGCCCCTCGGAAATCCGGACCGAAGGGGATGCTCGCGCGGCGAAATCGCGGAGCGCGATTTCGCCGCGCGAGCATCGAGTTCTCGGTAGTGGGGGCGCTCGGGGAGACTTCGACGGACGACCAACCGACAGTCTCACCGCTCGGTCTCGGGCCACACCGCGAACACGGCGACCGCGAGCGCGGCGACCAGCCACGCGCCGAGGCCGACGACGCTGGCGACGGGCGAGGCGGCCGGAACCCCCGTCTCGACCCCGCCGACGACGGTCTCCAGTACGAGACCGCGGAACGCGCTGTTGGGGCTCAGCGCGAGCAACGACGGGAGGGCGGCGTCGGGGACGACGCCGCCCGCGAGCCCGGCGACGAGTCCGGCGTCGAAGCCGAGGACGAGCGCCAGGCCGAACGCCGTGGCGAGCGCGAGCCCCGCGCGGGCGGTCCCGGCCGTCGCCGAGATGGCGATGGCCACCGCCGCGACGACCAGCGCGAACGCCGCGGTGAGGACGACGAACCGGACGTAGCGTATCGGCGAGTCCATGCCCGCGTGGGTCGCGAGAAAACTGCTCTCGGTGCCGCCCGAGAGCGGAACGACCGCCGCCACCGCGAGCAGCGGGACGAGGACCGCGACCAGCAACGCCGACGCGCGACCGAGGTAGGTGCCGAGGACGAACGTCGCCCGCGAGACCGGATAGGTCCGGACGACGTCGAGTTCGCCCCGTCGGTCGTCGCCGAGGACGGCGCGGTAGCCGAACGCCAGCGCGAGCGCCGGGACCAGCACCTCGACGGGCGCGAGCAGGTCGAGCACGAGCGGGACGTACCCGCCCGCGCTCGCGGTCCACGCGAGCGCTCCGACGACCGCCGCGAACCCCGCGGTCAGCGCGAGGAACGCCCGCGTCCGGGCGACGGTGGTGAGTTCGCGGCCGACGACCGCGAGGAGTCGGTCGAACGCCGGGCGACTCACGACTCCTCACCTCCTCGCGTCCGGACGCGGATGGAGGGGTCGCCGTCCTCGCCGTCTTCCCGCGCCGTGAGCGCCAGAAACGCCTCCCGGAGCGACGCCGCGTCGACCGACGCCGCGAGCTCCGCGGGCGGCCCCGACCCGACGATGCGCCCGCGGTCGAGGACGGCGACGGCGTCGGCCTCGGCCGCGCCCGTGAGGTTGTGCGTGGCCAACAGCACGGTCGTCCCGTCGTCGGCGAGGTCGGCGGCCACCTCGAAGATGTACTCGGTCATCCGCGGGTCGAGGTCGCCGGTCGGCTCGTCGAGGACGACCAGCGGCGGGTCACCGAGGATGGCCTGCCCGACGCCGAGCAGTCGGGTCATCCCGCCCGAGAGCGCGTCCACCCGGCGGTCCCGGACCGCCGACAGCCCCACGCGGTCGAGCGTCGCGTCCACGTCGGCCTCGCCGTCGAGCAGGTCGGCGTAGAACCCGAGGGTCTCCGCGACCGTGAACGCGGGCCTGAACGACGGCGACTGGGGGAGGTAGCCGATTCGACGCCCGCTCGGGGCCGGTGGCGGGAGCCTCACGCTCCCGGCGTCCGGGTCGAGTAGCCCGAGTATCGCCCGGAGCAACGTCGTCTTTCCCGAACCGTTCGGCCCCACGAGCGCCGCGACGGTTCCCTCCTCGACGCCGAACGACGCGTCCGACAACACGTCGACGGCCCCGAACGAGTGGGTCAGTCCCTCGACTTCGAGCGCGCGAGTCGCGGACGACTCGGCGCTCGGTCGTTCGCGTCCGTGCTGGCTGGTGTCGGTCATGGTCTCTCGCTGGGTGTGGCGTTCGCGGGTTCGTCGGTCCGGTTCGTTTCGGCGAGCGCGTCCGGGCGGACGGGCTCGGCGAGCGGTGCCTCGTCGACCACGCCGGTCGGTCGGAGCCCGGGGACGAGCCCCTGAAGCGTCCGGATCGCCGCCTGTGCGGGCGACTGGGCGAGCGTGCTCGCGCCCGGGACGTCGCCCACCCGGCCGTCGACCGGTCCGGACGGGTGGAACGACCGGTCTATCGTCCCGTCCCCGTCGGCGTCGACGCCGGGCGCGTCGTCCCAGTAGTTGCCCCGGCCCTCGGCGGTCCAGACCCGGAGCGGCCCGAGGTACGCCGAGACGTCCTCGTCGTTGTCGACGAAGTCGTTCGAGACGACGCGGTTGGTCGGGATGATCGACGCCGCGCGGACCCCGATCTCGTTGCGGGCGACGACGTTCCGCTCGTAGAGGGAGACCTTCGACGGCGCTTTGAGCCCGTATCGGTTGTCGGCGACCACGTTGTCGGCGACGTACGACGCCTCGCCGCCGACGTTGACGCCGACGCCGTTGTCCCGGGCGTCGTTTCCGACGATGAGGTTCCCGGTCGGCCGGGTCATCACCACGACGCCCGTGTCGGCTCCCCGGACGGTGTTGTTCGCCACGAGCGCGTCGGAGGTGTACATCTCGTGGACGCCGAACCGCAAGCCGTCGCGCCCGAGCATCTCGTTGTCCCGGACGACGAGGCCGTCGGCGAGGTGGGTGTAGACGCCGTCCCGACCGTCGACGAACGTCGAGTTCTGGACGACGACCCGCGAGCGCATCACCATCACGCCCATGAAGCCCTCCTGCCACTCGTCACTGCCCTCGACGCTCACGTTGTCGACGACCGCGCGCTGGCTCCACCGGGCGACGACGCCGTTCGCGGGCGTCTCGACGGAGACGTTGCGCACCAGCGAGCCGTTGGCACCCGCGAGTTCGACCCCGGCGTCCCCGTAGCCGTACCCGAGCTGGACGCGGTAGTCCCAGTCGTCGCCGCGGTCGGTCGAGACGTTCTCGTCCACCAGCGTGTCGCCGACCCCCGAGATTCGGAGGTCGGTTATCGCGACCCGGGGCGCGGTCGCCGACACGACGCTCCCGTTCGCGTCGCCCCGGAGGTGGGTCGCCGACCCGGCCCCGCGGAGCGTCAGGGGCTTGTCGACCGTGAGGTTCGCGTCGTAGGTCCCCGGCGGGACCACCACCGTCGTGTTCGGGGGCGCGGCCGCCACGGCTTCCTCGACCGTGTCTGCATCCTCGCCGACCACGACAGAGACCGGCCGGTCGGCCAGGCGGTCTGCGTCGGCGACCCGACCGTCGGCCCAGTCGTGTTGCCGGTCGACCTCGGTCCGGAACGACTCGCGGGTCGACGCGCTGGTGTCGAACGAGCGCGCACGGACCCCGTCCCAGCCGACGACTTCGCCGCCGTGCTCGGCGGCGAAGTCATCGGCGGCGTCCCGCGAGGAGAAAGGCACGACGGTCTCGCCCGCAGGCGTCCGGGCGCGGCTGTCGACCACGAAGTGGGCCTCCTCGGCGGGCACCCACGAGACGAACGAACCGGGGTCGTCGGGCACGCGGAGGTACCCCTCGTCGGTGAGTCGCAGGTCGGCGCGGGCGTAGTCGCTGACGTACGTCGCGAGCGGCGGGCCGAACTGGCGGTCGTGACCGTCGCGACCGAGTTCGTCCACCAGCGCGGTGACGCCGTAGTAGCCGACGACGTAGCGGTACTGCGTGTAGAACACCTCCGCCCGGGGTATCTCGACGTCGCGGTCGTCGGCTTCGACCGTCGCGGCCGCCGTCAGCCCCATGGTGACGGTGTCGTCGAACGGAACCGGGTCGGGGCGGCGCTCGCCCGCGTCCACCACGAACGCGGCGCTACTCACCAGCAGGAAGGCGAACAGGGCGGCGAGGACGGGTCTCGGGTTCATCTGGTCGGTCTCGGTGGTGGCGAGCGTTTCGTCGGTGTCGCTACGGACGGCGTCCTTTTACGACTTCGCCCCGATTCTCGGGGTTCGAGAACGCGCGATATTCGTATGCCTCTCGAACCCCTAGGGTCGAGTGATGTGCTTCGAGGACCCCGACGAGGACGTTCGTCGTCGCCGCAGACACGACCGGCGAGCCGCCGACCCGACCGAGGAGTCGCTCGGACCGGCCCGCACGAACCGCCGCGCCGTACTCGGTGCGGTCGGACTGGCGACGACGGCGTCGCTGGCCGGTTGCATCGGCGACCTGACCGGCGGAAGCGAGGAGACGCCCGAGGCCGTCTCGCTCGCGGACGGACTCGACTGCGACAACTGCGGGATGGTCATCGAGCAACACCCCGGCCCGAACGGCCAGCTCTTCTTCGAAGACCGGTCGCCGGAGGGCCACGACAACCCCGCGCGCTTCGACGCGCTCAAGCAGTGTTTCTTCCCGTACAAGCTCGAACGCGAACAGGAGGGGTGGAACGCAGTCGTCGGCTACGTCACCGACTACTCGTCGGTCGAGTACGACGTCTCGACTCAGGGCGGAACGACCACCATCTCCTCGCACACCGACCCCGAGTCGTTCGCCGAGGCCGAGACCCTCCAGTACGTCGTCGAGAGCGAGGTCGAGGGCGCGATGGGCCCGGACTTCGTCCCGTTCTCCGAGTCCGGGGACGCCGAGTCGTTCGCCGAGGAGTACGGCGGCGAGGTGGTCGCCTACGACGACATCGGCGAGGGATTACTCGGCAACTGACCCTCGGTCAGACCGGCTCTCAGCGTCCGTTTCGACGCCCAGCGCGTCCGGGTCCACCCCGACGCCGACCTCGTTGCGACGCATGAACGGCGGCGTCCACGGGTCGTCGTACTGGAACAGCACGGGCCGTCCCCGGGGTTCGACCCCGCGCTCTGCGAGCGCATCGAGCAGAGCGCGCCGGTGTCGCTCGACCCGGTCGTCGGTGGCGTACCACGAGAACCGCCTGACAGCGAGGGTTCGAGGTGGCTCGACCACGAGTCGAACCGCGGGGTTCGTCGGCACCGGCGCGGTCTCCGGGGCGTAGTCGGCCGGGAGGTAGAACGCCATCGTGACGCCGGTCTCGTCGGATTCCGTGCGGACCGGCGCGGTCATGGGGAGCGCCTCGCTCCCGGTCCGGACCGGACCGCCGGGCTCCGTCGTCGGCTCCCCGCCGGTCGCCACGGGCGCGGTCATCGCCACCTCCTCGCCGCCCTCGTTCTCGCCGGAGATGTACCGGAAGAGGCGGCCGAAGGCCTCGCGGTCGTCGGCGGCGGTCGTCTCGGCGAGGACGGTCCGGGGGTAGCGCCGGACCTCGACGCCGTCGAACCTCCCGCGGACCTCGTAGGAGACGCGTTCGGTCGCGCGGTCGACGTAGAGCCCCCAGCCGACCCACGCCGCCAGCAGGCCGCCAGCGGTCGCGAGCAGTGCCTTGGTTCGGGTGCGCATGGGGAGAGACACGCGACCGACGGCCAAAAGTCCACGCGCCGATTCGGGTCGCCGCCCCGCCCGCCCCGCCGCGACACTTCGACGTATTTTTACGCCCAATCCACCTTCTGTTCCGTATGGCAGACTTCCAGGTCGTCGTCGCGGACCCCGACTCCGGGACGACCTACCAGCGCGACGTGGACGGACAGGACGCGAACCGCTTCCTCGGCAAGGCCATCGGCGAGGAGGTCGACGGCGGCGCGGTCGGCCTCGACGGCTACACCGTCGAGATTACCGGCGGGTCGGACTTCGCCGGTCGCCCGATGCGCGGCGACGTGGCCGGGCCCGACCTGAAGGAGGTCCTGCTCGACGGCGGCACGGGCTACAAGCCCTCCCGCGACGGCGAGCGAAAGCGCGTCACGGTCCGCGGCGGCGAGGTCAGCGACGCGGTCGCACAGCTCAACGTCAAGGTCGCAGAGCGCGGCGACGCCGACGTCGAGGACCTGCTCGGCGAGGGCGGCGACGAGGACGCCGACGAGGAAGCCGACGAGTAAGCGACCACAGCCGTTTTCTCTCTCAAGTTCCTACGCCGACACAGCGACCGCCATGGCAGACCGCATCTCCAGCGACCACTCCTCGCTCACGACAGTCCGTGCGACGCTCGTCAAGAGCGGCGGACTCGACCGCCCGAAGATCGAGATTCCCGACGACGAGGCAGACCGCTTTCCGGACGACGAACTCGTCCGCGTGGTCGCCGACGACACCGAGTACCGCGCCCGAATCGAGACGCCCCTGACCGACGACGGCCGCGAGATTCGAGGACTGTACGAGACCCCTCGGCTCGCGCGCAACCCCGGGGAGGGCGAGAACCGCCTCGGCTCGTGGGTCGCAGACACCGGCGTCGAGTTCGGCCAGTCGGTCCTCGTCGACGTGGTCGAGGAGGGGTTCAAGTACGGCCTGCGCGAACCCGGCGAGCGCGTCTTCTACGAGGCGACCGAGTCGCCCGACGAGGGACTGGCCGACATCGCGAAGCAGTTGGACGAGTGAACTCGCGGCAGGTGAAGTAGTTCTCGTGGTGACGCCCTGCGCAGGATTCACCACGGGTGGGACTGAAAGGGGCCGGGCGCTCGCGTTCATGTAGTCGCCTCAGCGACCCCTATTCGGCGCGGGTTGTGCGGAGAGCGCCGAATATGTCGCTGAGCGACCGCGAGCGCCCGGGGGCTTTCGAGGACGATACGGTTCGGGCATAGACGAACTCTCCCTGTTCGCCGACCCAACTCCCTCCCGAATCGAGAGCGCGGCCCTTTTCCCGCCATCCCACCTACCCCGGCACATGACCAAACGAGACGAGTTCCTCGCGGGCGAGCGCCCCGAGGACGTGGCGCTGTACCTCGCCGACTCGTTCGTGGACGGCGACGGCGAGGGACTCGCCAAGCACGGCGAGGCGGTCGAGAACGGCACCGTCCTCGTCGTCGAGGGCGAACAGGGCCGGAGCGTCTTCAACACGGCGACCGGGATGGACGCGATGGGATTCGCCAAGCAGGCGATGGGCACCGAGGGGACCATCGACCGCGGCCTCGCGGGCGGCGAGTGCCCCGACTGCGACGGCGAGGTGCGGTTCGTCTTCGCGTTCGCCGAGGAGCAGAACGAGGACGTGGGCGGCCTCTACGCCGAGGGGAGCGTGATTCACGCCTACGCGCATTGTGAATGCGGGACCTCCTTCGCCGAGAAGTGGGTCGCCGACGATGCGGAGTGACTTTTCGGACTGCGACTACTGGAGAGACCAGAAGCAGGAGGACGGTTTAGAAAGCCCCCGGACGCTGAACCCGCCGGGACTCGTTGCGCGCCGCGTTCCGGGCATGCGGCGCTCCGCGCCGTTCCGGGCTTTCGCGGTGCTTACTTCGTCCGGGCGGGATTCAGCGCCCGGCCCCTTTCAGTCCCTCCCGACGGTGGTCGGTGTCCCCTTAGATTCCGTCGGTTGATGCCACGGCCCAAGCCGTTTTGCCGCGGGGCGTCCCACGCCCGCCATGGGCGAGGCCGACTACGAGCGCGTCCCGCTCGACGACTGGGCGTCGGTCCGGACCCACCTCCGGGACTTTGCGGAGGGCGGGGCCGTCACCGAGAGCGACGAGGGCATCGCGGTCACTGTCGGGAGCGCCCGGTTCTCGGTCACGCGCGACGGCCGCGTCGAGGCCGGAATGCCCCTCCACGACTTCGAGGACGGCGGCGTCGAGGCGCTCTACTTCGACCGCGCTCACGACCGAATCCGCGTCGAGGGCGGGGAGGTCTCCTACGAGTTCCGCAGACCCTCGTAAGGGGTTTGGTCCCCGGGTGCCTCGGTCACGACGATGACCGACGACGAGGCGGGCAGACCACCCGAGGTCGCGGCGGTCGGGAGCGCGGTCGTGGACCGCATCTACGCGCTGACGAACCTCCCGGAACCCGACGGCGGGGCGTTCGTCTGCGAGGAATCGACCGCGGTCGGCGGGGTCGCCGCGAACGTCGCGGCCGGACTCGCCCGCCTCGGGCGCGAGGCGGGCGTCGTCTCCCGGGTCGGCGACGACGAGGCGGGTCGACGGGTCTTCGCCGACCTGCGCGAGCGCGGCATCGACGTCGAGAGGGTTCAGTGGGGCGACGAGCGGACCTCCTACTCGCTGATTCTCCGGGACCCCGACGGCGAACGCATGATAATCGCGGGCGGCGAGGCCGTGCCGAACCTCCGGCTCACCGACTCGGACCGCGAGTACCTCCGGCGGGCAGACGTTATTTTCACCAGCGCGTACGCGCCCGACCCCGTGGTCGCCGACCTCGCCGACCTCGCGGGGGGCGACTCCGGCGACGGCTCCGACGACCCCGACGACCCCGACGACCGTCCCGCCCTCGCGTTCGACCTCTCCGGACCGCTCTCGGAACTCCAAGACCGCGCCGCGCGTCGGGAGACCATCGACGACCTCCTGACCGTCTGCGACCTGTTCGTCGCCAACGAGGTGTCGGCCCGGTCGTACCTCGGTGTCGGACCGCGCGAGGCGATAGCGGAACTCCGCGAGCGCGGCGTCCGGCGGGCCGCGGTCACCCGCGGGGCCGACGGCGCGCTCCTGCTCGACGGCGGGGAGGTCCTCGAAGTTCCGGCGTTCGAGGTCGAGGTCGCCGACGCGACCGGCGCGGGCGACGCGTTCACCGCGGGGCTCGTCCACGCGTGGCTCCTCGGCGGTCGTTCTTCGGTGGAGGCCGGTCGGTTCGCGGCCGCGGCGGCCGCGCTCAACTGCACCGCCGAGGGCGCGCGCGGCGGCCTGCCGACCGAAGATGAGGCGAACGAACTCCTCGATTAGCGCGCCTTCTCGGTCCCCGTCAGCGCGCGTCGTCGGCGGCCGCGACCAGTTCCGCGACCCGCGCCTCGTCGACGGGGTTCGTGGTCTCGCCCCCCTCCTTCAGGGCGGTCCCGACGACGACGCCGTCGGCGGTGGCGAGCAGGTCGGCGACGTTCTCGCGGGTGGTGCCGCTCCCGACGAGGACCGGCGCGTCGAGTCCGGCCTCGTCGCGCGCTCTGGCGACCGCTTCGAGGTGGTCGCCAGCGACCTCGTGGCCCGTGCCCGCGCCGCTGACGAGTACGCCCTCGGCGAGGCCGCGCTGGACCGGTTCGGCCACGGCCTCGGCGTCGACGGGTCGCTCGGCGAGCGGCGCGGAGTGTTTCACGTCGAGGTCGGCGAGGACGGCGGCGTCCGAGTCGAGGCGGTCGCGCAGGCGCATCGTCTCGTGGGCCTCCCCCTCGACGATTCCCTGGTCCGTCACGCGCGCGCCGACGTGGACGTTCACCCGGACGAACGCCGCGCCGACCGCGGCCGCGACCGAGAGCGCGGCCGCGGCGTCGTTGCGGAGGACGTTGATTCCCAGCGGGAGCGAGACGGCGTCGCGAATCTCGGTCGCGACGCGGGTCATCGACGCGACCACATGCTTGGGCACGTCGTCGGGGTAGAAGGGCGCGTCGCCGAAGTTCTCGACCAGCAGGGCGTCGACGCCCCCGGCTTCGAGGCGGCGGGCGTCCCGCAGGGCCGACTCGTGGACCGCGTCGAAGTCGCCGTCGTACTTCGGCGCGCCCGGGAGAGGCGGGAGGTGGACCATGCCGACGACCGGTTTCTCGGCGTCGATGGCGTCGAGGTTCATGTTCTCCCGGTGGGGGAGACCGGTGTTAAGGGGTTCGTTCGTGCGGAGATTCAAAAGCGATGGCGAGGAAACCAA from Halorussus salilacus carries:
- a CDS encoding formate--tetrahydrofolate ligase, which translates into the protein MSPAGESGASIPDDREIAASVDLRPIEEVVEPYGLSGDDLEPYGEHKAKLTTDAVERLRGSRSDDADLVVVTGMTPTPMGEGKTVVSVGLGQAFDRTGRTAMVAIREPSLGPVFGIKGGAAGGGYSQVLPMEDINLHFTGDIHALTAAHNLIAAMLDNHLASGNDLDVDVNAVEWTRAIDMNDRALRETVVGLGGAGGVPREDGFVLTAASELMAVLSLADDLADLRERVGRIVVASDVDGDPVTVDDLEATGAVAVLLRDALRPNVVQTIEGTPALVHGGPFANIAHGTNSLIADEVALGAADWVVTEAGFGSDLGAEKFMNVVCRFADFEPSATVLVASVRALKYHGKEMWPADMDALEAPDVSAVRAGFENLDRHVRNLRQFGVPVVVAVNRFPQDTDEEVRAVLDHCDDIGVRAAETTVHAEGGAGGVDLVENVAEAVETDERDFRFLYDVTDPLAEKVETIATEIYGADGVNFTDGAREDIERLEELGMDEMPVVMSKTFHSLSDDPSLKGAPEGWTLDVRELYPSAGAGFVVALTGDVLTLPGLPERPAAADMDVDADGNVSGLF
- a CDS encoding aldehyde dehydrogenase family protein; translation: MSESSFTISDDWNALYIDGEWVEPGDRDELGVENPATRERVTTVPAGTEDDVDRAYDAAVAAQSAWADRPADERAEVIERAGELLDDHRDDILEALAVESGSANTKAFAEWQTARGMVDHAVGFADDLTTETSDSMIPGKTNEVQRIPKGVVTVISPWNFPFNLSMRAVAPALAAGNAVVLKPASPTPVTGGLLLARIFEEAGLPDGVLNVVTGRGSDIGDAIAGHPDADVMAFTGSTEVGKRVASKAAENLALPAMELGGNNPFVVTEDADLDAAVDSAVFGSFLHQGQICISINRHLVHESLYDEYVERLAERAEALPVGDPRDRENVVGPVIDESQRDQMLAYVEETVEAGATLETGGGHEDLYVEPTVLSDATNDMAAACNEHFGPIAPVIPFSDEEEAVELANDTEYGLAAAVHSGDLDRARDIADRIEAGMVHVNDQPINEEPHVPFGGLKDSGIGRYDGREIFEEVTTTKWVSVQEETREYPF
- a CDS encoding ABC transporter permease translates to MSRPAFDRLLAVVGRELTTVARTRAFLALTAGFAAVVGALAWTASAGGYVPLVLDLLAPVEVLVPALALAFGYRAVLGDDRRGELDVVRTYPVSRATFVLGTYLGRASALLVAVLVPLLAVAAVVPLSGGTESSFLATHAGMDSPIRYVRFVVLTAAFALVVAAVAIAISATAGTARAGLALATAFGLALVLGFDAGLVAGLAGGVVPDAALPSLLALSPNSAFRGLVLETVVGGVETGVPAASPVASVVGLGAWLVAALAVAVFAVWPETER
- a CDS encoding ABC transporter ATP-binding protein translates to MTDTSQHGRERPSAESSATRALEVEGLTHSFGAVDVLSDASFGVEEGTVAALVGPNGSGKTTLLRAILGLLDPDAGSVRLPPPAPSGRRIGYLPQSPSFRPAFTVAETLGFYADLLDGEADVDATLDRVGLSAVRDRRVDALSGGMTRLLGVGQAILGDPPLVVLDEPTGDLDPRMTEYIFEVAADLADDGTTVLLATHNLTGAAEADAVAVLDRGRIVGSGPPAELAASVDAASLREAFLALTAREDGEDGDPSIRVRTRGGEES
- a CDS encoding NosD domain-containing protein is translated as MNPRPVLAALFAFLLVSSAAFVVDAGERRPDPVPFDDTVTMGLTAAATVEADDRDVEIPRAEVFYTQYRYVVGYYGVTALVDELGRDGHDRQFGPPLATYVSDYARADLRLTDEGYLRVPDDPGSFVSWVPAEEAHFVVDSRARTPAGETVVPFSSRDAADDFAAEHGGEVVGWDGVRARSFDTSASTRESFRTEVDRQHDWADGRVADADRLADRPVSVVVGEDADTVEEAVAAAPPNTTVVVPPGTYDANLTVDKPLTLRGAGSATHLRGDANGSVVSATAPRVAITDLRISGVGDTLVDENVSTDRGDDWDYRVQLGYGYGDAGVELAGANGSLVRNVSVETPANGVVARWSQRAVVDNVSVEGSDEWQEGFMGVMVMRSRVVVQNSTFVDGRDGVYTHLADGLVVRDNEMLGRDGLRFGVHEMYTSDALVANNTVRGADTGVVVMTRPTGNLIVGNDARDNGVGVNVGGEASYVADNVVADNRYGLKAPSKVSLYERNVVARNEIGVRAASIIPTNRVVSNDFVDNDEDVSAYLGPLRVWTAEGRGNYWDDAPGVDADGDGTIDRSFHPSGPVDGRVGDVPGASTLAQSPAQAAIRTLQGLVPGLRPTGVVDEAPLAEPVRPDALAETNRTDEPANATPSERP